A single window of Rhipicephalus microplus isolate Deutch F79 unplaced genomic scaffold, USDA_Rmic scaffold_29, whole genome shotgun sequence DNA harbors:
- the LOC142786728 gene encoding uncharacterized protein LOC142786728 isoform X2, producing MSTRCLLCWPFWQFRRLYRKRRPRRLSSSLFLRASVTTLTDDVFDFTVHCSPMLKEAPHGEGSEQTMPLLLLILRIQLGIRQQQREVLQEVRQLKHKMSSAKKLGATRRRPSTLLRGGCQGLVIAVGAGSGASEKNLLWSSPMIPTLRVQIIGCSRQLASCPATAARALTAPLSLCPQSNLTCTRAGLF from the exons atgtcaacccgatgccttttgtgttggccgttctggcagttccgccgactttataggaagagacgaccccgtcgcttgtcctcttctcttttccttcgcgCATCAgtgacaacattgacggacgacgtgttcgacttcaccgtgcac tgctctccaatgctcaaggaggcaccgcacggggaaggctcggagcaaaccatgc ctctattgctattgatcctgcggatccaacttggcatccggcagcaacaaagagaggttctgcaggaggtgcgacagctgaagcacaag atgtcatctgccaaaaagctgggtgcgaccaggcggaggccctcaactttattaagaggtggctgccagggtctggtgatcgctgtgggggcaggaagcggcgcttcagagaagaatttgttgtggagcagcccgatgatccccactcttagagtgcagattatcggctgctcgcggcagctggcttcctgcccagccacagcagccagggccttgacagcaccactgtcactgtgcccccaaagCAACCTGACCTGCactagagcgggccttttttag
- the LOC142786728 gene encoding uncharacterized protein LOC142786728 isoform X1 — protein sequence MSTRCLLCWPFWQFRRLYRKRRPRRLSSSLFLRASVTTLTDDVFDFTVHCSPMLKEAPHGEGSEQTMPLLLLILRIQLGIRQQQREVLQEVRQLKHKRKHLLQIGGRGLRKIGVNAMKAVLAHDVQVLYSLHGRKGKRAFVNLRLCRLVTDVICQKAGCDQAEALNFIKRWLPGSGDRCGGRKRRFREEFVVEQPDDPHS from the exons atgtcaacccgatgccttttgtgttggccgttctggcagttccgccgactttataggaagagacgaccccgtcgcttgtcctcttctcttttccttcgcgCATCAgtgacaacattgacggacgacgtgttcgacttcaccgtgcac tgctctccaatgctcaaggaggcaccgcacggggaaggctcggagcaaaccatgc ctctattgctattgatcctgcggatccaacttggcatccggcagcaacaaagagaggttctgcaggaggtgcgacagctgaagcacaag cgcaagcacctcctgcagattgggggacgtggcctccgaaaaattggtgtgaatgccatgaaggctgtattggcacatgacgtgcaagtgctgtacagccttcatggcagaaaagggaaaagggcctttgtgaacctgaggctctgtagattagtgacag atgtcatctgccaaaaagctgggtgcgaccaggcggaggccctcaactttattaagaggtggctgccagggtctggtgatcgctgtgggggcaggaagcggcgcttcagagaagaatttgttgtggagcagcccgatgatccccactcttag
- the LOC142786728 gene encoding uncharacterized protein LOC142786728 isoform X3, with protein sequence MLKEAPHGEGSEQTMPLLLLILRIQLGIRQQQREVLQEVRQLKHKRKHLLQIGGRGLRKIGVNAMKAVLAHDVQVLYSLHGRKGKRAFVNLRLCRLVTDVICQKAGCDQAEALNFIKRWLPGSGDRCGGRKRRFREEFVVEQPDDPHS encoded by the exons atgctcaaggaggcaccgcacggggaaggctcggagcaaaccatgc ctctattgctattgatcctgcggatccaacttggcatccggcagcaacaaagagaggttctgcaggaggtgcgacagctgaagcacaag cgcaagcacctcctgcagattgggggacgtggcctccgaaaaattggtgtgaatgccatgaaggctgtattggcacatgacgtgcaagtgctgtacagccttcatggcagaaaagggaaaagggcctttgtgaacctgaggctctgtagattagtgacag atgtcatctgccaaaaagctgggtgcgaccaggcggaggccctcaactttattaagaggtggctgccagggtctggtgatcgctgtgggggcaggaagcggcgcttcagagaagaatttgttgtggagcagcccgatgatccccactcttag